The sequence GGACACCATCCCATTAAAACGCGCGGAGCCCAAAGGTAGAGTCACAGAGAGGGGTGTGGCTGGCATTTTAGCTCCGCCCCCGCCGACGCAGCCGAAGGCCCTTATTGGCTCCTTTCCGCTTCCGCAGCTCTTAGGAGCTGCAGTGTAACTGCATGAAAGCCTGATAAGTGGGCGGGATTCTAGGCTGGTTTCCGTTCACCGATTAGTCAACATCTAAGAGGGCGGTACAGGAGGTACAGATCTCCGATCCGATTGGCTTCTGGCTTTGCTAGGAAATCTTGGTCCCACGAGGGGAGGTGGCGGAGGAGGTACGCAGGCCACCCCGGAGCGCGGGAGTGAGGTACCGAGCCCAGCCCACCTGACCCCCTAGATTCGGCCTCGGACTCCTGGGTGCTGCAGGTCGAGGTCCGGGTCCAGTGGTGGGGTCGGTGTCCTCGGGATGAGATTTGGGGTTTCCCAGGATTAGATGGCGTCTCGGGGAGGTCCTCTGAGAATCTTCATAGTGATATATGGGATCCCGTCGTAAAAGGAGTGGTCTTTGATGTTAGAACTGGGTCCCTGGGGTGATATTTGGGAGTCACTGGGGTGATCTCTGAAAATCTAGGGCTGCGAGCTTGAGCTGCTGGGGCTGAAGTTTGGGGGTCTCAGAGGTGGCATGGATGTTGGGGTCCAGAGAGCCTAAGATCTTGAGGGCTGACATTTAGAGAGATGGAGTTGGGGGCTGTCATAGAAGTGCTAtgggtcctccccacccccactcctgggCTACTATCCCTGGATCTCTGCTAGATAGACCATGACCCTGGCCTTGCTCAGGCTCACAGGGTCTGAAGGCCACGGGGCAAAGGTAAAGCTCTGAGCCACCTGGTGCCTCCTTCCCAGGCCTGCAAGATGGAGGAAGGCGGGAACCCGGGAAGCCTGACTAAGGTGGTCCATCTGCTGGTCTTGTCAGGGGCCTGGGGCATGCAAATGTGGGTGACCTTCGTCTCAGGTAGGGACCCTCGGCCTGGACATAATGGGTGCCCAGGGTGGGGACAGTGATGAGAGGGGGACCTGGAAGTGTCCTAATAAGTATGTGGTCCCCTGCACCCCACAGGCTTCCTGCTCTTCCGAGGCCTTCCCCGACATACCTTCGGCCTGGTGCAGAGTAAACTCTTCCCTTTCTACTTTCACATCTCCATGGGCTGTACCTTCGTCAACCTCTGCATCTTGGCCTCACAGCGTTCCTGGGCTCAGCTCACATTCTGGGAGGCCAGCCAGGTATGCAGGCTTGTGCTCCACTACCCTCTAAAGATTCCTTCCCAGGACCACACTGAGCACTTATGGCTACACCTTTGTGAGACCtgaaacaaaaccccccaaactgCCCCTTCTTCCTGGTGGATACAAAGCTGGGCTTTGGATACCCTTGAGCAGTGCACAGCCTGTACAACCATCCCCAGCAGCCCTGTCTATTCCCCAATGTCTCTCTGCTGGCTcttgctccctctcctccccctggcTGGGCCTGCAGCCAAGCTGTGGTGACTCAGCTGGGCTGGGGCACTGACCCCAGCTTATTGTTTAAAAACCAGCCTGACTGGGAATTTacagtcccccacccccatccacacGATCTTTCCCAGCCACAAGGCAAGGAACTATCTCTGCATCTCATATTTCTCTGTCcggccctccccccgcccccattctGCCCCTCAGATGTGGGCAGGTGAGGGCTGACAGGGGTTTCAATAATCCCGCAGATACAGGAGGAATTATGGGTAATGAACTTCAAGGACTTGTAATCCACTCCCTGGGGGCCTATTGTCAGCTTCTAGGGTCTAGGCTGGGGGCCACAAAGGAGATGGGCCCTGTCTTAAGCTCTCTATTTTGGGGAAATGAGGGGACAGTTACGGTGCCCTTTCCCAATTCAGGGAAGAGAGACTTCGCCCTGAGATACCCTCAGTTTGGGGGAACAGAGGAGAGTAGGAGACAGGCTGTGTTCTGGAAAGTTCCAGTCAGGGTATCAGAGGAGAGGAGGCTAGGGAGGTTGGcgggagagagaggagacagcagTGGAGCCTTTCCTTAGGGGCTGCAGGTTTCAGGCTATGAGAGGTGGAGCTCTGTTTGGGTTTGAGGATGGAGGGGGGAGGCCCAACTTTGACCCTAATCCTGTGGCCCATTCCCCTCCGGGCTTTGAGGATGCAGAAGGATCCTCCCTAgatcccctcctgcctcccaggcgTGGCTCACCTTATCCTCCCGCCGCCCCACCAGCTCTGCCTGCTGCTCCTGAGCCTCACACTGGCCACCATCAACGCCCGCTGGCTGGAGCCCCGCACCACAGCTGCTCTGTGGGCCCTACAGACCATGGAAAAGGAGCGGGGCCTGGGCGGGGAGGTGCCGGGCAGCCACCAGGGCTCGGACCCCTACCGCCAGCTGCGAGGGCAGGACCCCAAGTACAGTGCCCTCCGCCAGATCTTCTTCCGCTACCATGGCCTGTCCTCCATTTGCAACCTGGGCTGCGTCCTGAGCAATGGGCTTCATCTTGCAGGCCTCGCTCTGGGCCTCAGGAGCCTCTAGCACCCACTGACTCTCTGTCCCTGCCGGGGCCCGAAATGTCAATAAATGCTTCTTTGAAAATCACTGCTGTCAGTTTTCTCCAACtggaaagcagggggaggggcaggcaaggGTAGAGCTGAGGGTTTCCGTTTTCCCATTCATGTGGCAGGTTAGCCATTGCAGCCCCTAAGCTCTTCCTATAGTGGTGCCCATTTgttgagcacccactgtgtgccagacatGGTGCTAACCACTGCACATATCATGTATTATTGTAACAACAGCTGGTCCTGATCCCTAGGGGACAATCATATTTTTCACCCCATTGACATTGGagatggccatgtgacttgctttggccaataaaatGTGAGCAAAGTCACTTCCAAAGAGAAGCATAAAAGCCAGTACATGATTCATCACATCTTCCCCTCAATGCAATAACCAGTGTGCGTGAGAAGCAAACCTAGGATGTTGGATGCCGTGGTGACTGTGGGGCTGCTTGTTACTGAGCACATGCCAGCCCTTCCTGACTGATGCACATCATCTCAGTTTATCCACAGCAGCCCTTGGAGGTGGCTAACATTGTTCCCATAAAGCAATGGGGGCTCAGAGAAGTCCAGCAAGTGACTTCAGGTACAGTTgctggggtttctttttttgttttttgcattttgcttttaattttttggctgcgccacacagcatgcagaatcttagttcccggaccagagGATGGAaactgcgccccctgcagtggaagcacagagtcttaaccactggaccatgggGAAGTCCCAAGCCTGAATTGTTATAACTGCAGATTTTCTTCTGTTGGCTTGAAGAAAAGTCTGGGACGTCAGTTGGGCCTGGATGCCAAATTGTGTGGCCTCTGGCAAGGGGCTGCCCCTCTCTGATctccagtttctttatctgtaaaagtggggggggggggggttaattcTAAAGGCCCTTAAGGATATTTGGAAAAGGGATCTAGCCCAGTTTAGGGTCAGGCGCTGCACATTACAAACGCTAATTCTGACCAGAACCCTTACGTAACCCTATGAGATGGAGACCCTTGTTATCGACCACgtgacagatggggaaaatgaggcccagggaggttcaCACGTCCAAAGCGACAAGGTTAGAAAGTGGTGGAGCTTAGATTCGAACCTGGCTCCAGAGTCCGTGCTCTTAGCTGCTGTGCGCATAGTAGGAGCTCCACGTATGGttagttaaaatgaaatatttactgtcAGGGAACGGACAGCCGCGGGCGCTCTTCCAACCCTTCCCCcggcccccctcgcccctcccAACCCGGGTCTCCTCAGGCCCCGCCCCGgtcccgcccctccctcccctcctttcgcCGGGAGCGGCCCCTCCTCCCGCGCCTGGGCGGGGCCGGCGCGGGATCCGGGTGGCTGCGGGCAGCGGTGGCGGCTGCGGCTGCGGGGTCCGGGTCGCTACCAGGGCCAGGTCGCAGCGAATTCGGAGGCGGAACACCCGCAGTCAAGCCCCCCACGCGAGGTGATCCCCTCGGAGAGAGCGCACCCCAACCCGTGCCTCTGCGTCCCAGCAGGTCTTGGGGGGACAGGGGCTTAAGGggagggcctggggcctgggggacAAAGGCAGGCGGCGAGGGACGCCTCTTCCCTCGCCTCCACCCAGCTGGGCTCATCGCGGAGCTTTAATGGGGCGCGGGCGGGGGCAGACAGCCCAGCTGGAGACAAGAGATGGGACCATATGGTGATGGGAGAAAGCTCCTGGGCTCCCCTGCACCGGCTGGGGCTCCCCACATAAAGTGACGGGGCACAGGGCCGAGCCCTCCCGGGTCCCTTACCTAGTTCCAGGCTTGAGGGAGAGTCGGCAGATGGTCAGAAAGAGGTAGGACCGGCTGACaggtgggctggggctggaggaggggcggggcgggggccccaCCCTGGCGGTCCTGCCCTGCATGG is a genomic window of Hippopotamus amphibius kiboko isolate mHipAmp2 chromosome 15, mHipAmp2.hap2, whole genome shotgun sequence containing:
- the TMEM205 gene encoding transmembrane protein 205, with product MEEGGNPGSLTKVVHLLVLSGAWGMQMWVTFVSGFLLFRGLPRHTFGLVQSKLFPFYFHISMGCTFVNLCILASQRSWAQLTFWEASQLCLLLLSLTLATINARWLEPRTTAALWALQTMEKERGLGGEVPGSHQGSDPYRQLRGQDPKYSALRQIFFRYHGLSSICNLGCVLSNGLHLAGLALGLRSL